One genomic window of Pocillopora verrucosa isolate sample1 chromosome 8, ASM3666991v2, whole genome shotgun sequence includes the following:
- the LOC131783490 gene encoding angiopoietin-related protein 7-like isoform X2, whose protein sequence is MTQALIFQTLSGVNSKSKQVTSNKTPNTSTTSKCHNVHFNNYYSGSASKDIKVHLLKIENQLADLEKKIDALTENKTTLTAMKNCAELHKSGKRITGVYTIDPDGLGAFEVFCDQKSSSGGWTVFQKRLDGSVDFVNRSWADYKRGFGNLNGEFWLGLDKIYRLTKTKSRLRVELEDTQGKTAYAEYDMFSVSSERNKYRLGLGKYTGTAGDSLSYHRNMAFSTKDRDNDKYSGNCAASFNSAWWYNSCVSANLNGYYYHGSHVGSAYSGINWMAWKGRSYSAKRAEMKIRPVDY, encoded by the exons ATGACGCAAGC CTTGATCTTTCAAACACTGAGCGGAGTAAACAGTAAATCTAAACAAGTCACATCCAACAAAACTCCCAATACTTCGACAACAAGCAAGTGCCACAACGTTCACTTCAACAATTACTATTCTGGATCAGCAAGTAAGGACATCAAGGTACATCTTCTCAAAATAGAGAATCAACTGGCAGATTTAGAGAAGAAAATCGATGCTTTGACGGAGAACAAAACAACTCTGACAG CTATGAAAAACTGTGCTGAGCTGCACAAATCCGGCAAAAGAATCACAGGAGTTTACACAATCGACCCCGATGGTTTAGGTGCGTTTGAGGTGTTTTGCGACCAAAAGTCTTCCAGTGGCGGTTGGACAGTATTCCAGAAGAGACTCGATGGCTCCGTTGATTTCGTCAATCGCAGCTGGGCGGATTACAAACGTGGATTCGGAAACTTAAATGgtgagttttggctcggactggacaagataTACCGCCTGACCAAAACAAAGAGTAGACTGCGAGTGGAACTTGAAGACACACAAGGAAAGACAGCTTACGCTGAATATGATATGTTCTCTGTTTCCAGCGAAAGAAATAAATACAGACTTGGCCTTGGGAAGTATACAG GAACTGCTGGGGATTCTTTGAGCTATCATAGGAACATGGCATTCTCCACCAAAGATCGCGACAATGATAAATACTCGGGCAACTGTGCCGCATCCTTTAATAGTGCTTGGTGGTACAACAGCTGTGTTAGTGCCAATTTAAACGGCTACTATTACCACGGTTCGCACGTCGGGTCTGCCTATAGCGGTATCAACTGGATGGCATGGAAGGGTCGTAGTTACTCCGCTAAGAGAGCTGAAATGAAGATCAGGCCCGTGGACTATTAA
- the LOC131783490 gene encoding angiopoietin-related protein 7-like isoform X1, whose protein sequence is MNFFNIIFCLLCFSLIFQTLSGVNSKSKQVTSNKTPNTSTTSKCHNVHFNNYYSGSASKDIKVHLLKIENQLADLEKKIDALTENKTTLTAMKNCAELHKSGKRITGVYTIDPDGLGAFEVFCDQKSSSGGWTVFQKRLDGSVDFVNRSWADYKRGFGNLNGEFWLGLDKIYRLTKTKSRLRVELEDTQGKTAYAEYDMFSVSSERNKYRLGLGKYTGTAGDSLSYHRNMAFSTKDRDNDKYSGNCAASFNSAWWYNSCVSANLNGYYYHGSHVGSAYSGINWMAWKGRSYSAKRAEMKIRPVDY, encoded by the exons ATgaattttttcaatatcataTTTTGTTTGCTCTGCTTCAGCTTGATCTTTCAAACACTGAGCGGAGTAAACAGTAAATCTAAACAAGTCACATCCAACAAAACTCCCAATACTTCGACAACAAGCAAGTGCCACAACGTTCACTTCAACAATTACTATTCTGGATCAGCAAGTAAGGACATCAAGGTACATCTTCTCAAAATAGAGAATCAACTGGCAGATTTAGAGAAGAAAATCGATGCTTTGACGGAGAACAAAACAACTCTGACAG CTATGAAAAACTGTGCTGAGCTGCACAAATCCGGCAAAAGAATCACAGGAGTTTACACAATCGACCCCGATGGTTTAGGTGCGTTTGAGGTGTTTTGCGACCAAAAGTCTTCCAGTGGCGGTTGGACAGTATTCCAGAAGAGACTCGATGGCTCCGTTGATTTCGTCAATCGCAGCTGGGCGGATTACAAACGTGGATTCGGAAACTTAAATGgtgagttttggctcggactggacaagataTACCGCCTGACCAAAACAAAGAGTAGACTGCGAGTGGAACTTGAAGACACACAAGGAAAGACAGCTTACGCTGAATATGATATGTTCTCTGTTTCCAGCGAAAGAAATAAATACAGACTTGGCCTTGGGAAGTATACAG GAACTGCTGGGGATTCTTTGAGCTATCATAGGAACATGGCATTCTCCACCAAAGATCGCGACAATGATAAATACTCGGGCAACTGTGCCGCATCCTTTAATAGTGCTTGGTGGTACAACAGCTGTGTTAGTGCCAATTTAAACGGCTACTATTACCACGGTTCGCACGTCGGGTCTGCCTATAGCGGTATCAACTGGATGGCATGGAAGGGTCGTAGTTACTCCGCTAAGAGAGCTGAAATGAAGATCAGGCCCGTGGACTATTAA